In Aegilops tauschii subsp. strangulata cultivar AL8/78 chromosome 3, Aet v6.0, whole genome shotgun sequence, one genomic interval encodes:
- the LOC109777041 gene encoding alpha-amylase/trypsin inhibitor-like: MAVASTSSSLHLLPLLLVLLLAATSEATTFKIINQCSYTVWPAALPGGGVKLDPGETWALNVPAGTLAGRIWARTGCSLLGEGGSCQTGDCSGLLACTVSGRSPNTLGEFSLGQGESYDDFFDISLTNGFNVPMDFLPVPVQGRSGCSKGPRCAANITSQCPRELKAPGGCNNACTRSTASSCSYTNYSAFFKYMCPDAYSRPDDNSTYACPSGTEYQVIFCPLINQTLLPTAESPLPAPPAEATPPTPSTLPTAIGPTSMKPKSPSGRRVVAILAPLGGFILLTILFLVAFFICKRRTQQQHEMEEEEEFGELQGTPMRFTFQQLRAATKQFAYKLGEGGFGSVFKGQFGDQRIAVKRLDRTG, from the coding sequence ATGGCAGTGGCGAGTACCTCTTCATctctccacctcctgcctctccTACTCGTACTCCTACTCGCTGCCACCAGCGAGGCCACCACATTCAAAATCATCAACCAATGCTCCTACACCGTGTGGCCAGCCGCTCTGCCAGGAGGTGGCGTGAAGCTCGATCCGGGGGAGACGTGGGCGCTGAATGTGCCCGCTGGTACCTTAGCAGGGCGCATCTGGGCGCGCACAGGCTGCTCACTCCTTGGCGAAGGCGGGTCATGCCAAACTGGCGACTGCAGCGGCTTGCTCGCCTGTACGGTCAGTGGTCGATCGCCAAACACGCTGGGTGAGTTCAGTCTTGGCCAAGGCGAAAGTTATGATGATTTCTTCGACATCTCGCTCACTAATGGCTTCAACGTGCCCATGGACTTCCTGCCGGTGCCGGTTCAGGGAAGGTCAGGGTGCAGCAAGGGGCCAAGGTGCGCAGCCAACATCACATCGCAGTGCCCAAGAGAGCTAAAGGCTCCGGGAGGGTGTAACAATGCATGTACTCGGAGCACGGCAAGCAGTTGCAGTTACACAAATTACTCAGCCTTCTTTAAGTATATGTGCCCAGATGCCTACAGCAGGCCTGACGATAATTCCACTTACGCTTGCCCATCGGGCACAGAGTACCAGGTCATCTTCTGTCCCCTGATTAATCAAACACTATTACCTACAGCTGAAAGTCCCCTGCCTGCACCCCCGGCCGAGGCAACACCTCCGACCCCAAGTACTCTGCCTACAGCTATTGGGCCAACAAGCATGAAACCGAAATCCCcctctggaagaagagttgttgCAATTCTAGCTCCTCTAGGCGGCTTCATTTTACTCACCATCTTGTTCCTCGTCGCCTTCTTTATATGTAAACGAAGAACACAACAACAGCATGAGATGGAAGAAGAGGAAGAGTTTGGGGAGCTACAAGGAACACCAATGAGGTTCACATTTCAACAGCTAAGAGCAGCAACCAAGCAATTCGCATACAAGCTCGGGGAAGGAGGATTTGGGTCTGTTTTCAAGGGACAATTTGGTGATCAAAGGATTGCAGTGAAACGTTTGGATCGAACTGGTTAG
- the LOC109777055 gene encoding probable receptor-like protein kinase At5g20050 translates to MAVASTSSALRLQPLLLILLLAATSEATTFKIINQCSYTVWPAALPGGGVKLDPGEAWALNMPAGTSTGRIWPRTGCSLLDEGGSCQTGDCSGLLTCTASGRSPSTLGEFSLGQGQIDDFFDISLIDGFNVPMDFLPVPVQGRSGCSKGPRCAANITSQCPRELKAPGGCSNACTGSTASRCNTSYSAFFKQMCPDAYSKPDDTSTYSCPSGTKYQVIFCPLINQTLSPTAESPLPAPPAEATPPTPSTLPTTIGPTSMKPKSPSGRRVVAILAPVGGFILLTILFLVAFFICKRRTQQHEMEEEEEFGELQGTPMRFTFQQLRAATEQFADKLGEGGFGSVFKGQFGGERIAVKRLDRTGQGKREFSAEVQTIGSIHHINLVRLIGFCAEKSHRLLVYEYMPKGSLDRWIYCRHDNDASPLDWSTRCKIITHIAKGLSYLHEECTKRIAHLDVKPQNILLDDDFNAKLSDFGLCKLIDRDMSQVVTRMRGTPGYLAPEWLTSQITEKADVYSFGVVVMEIMSGRKNLDTSRSEESIHLITLLEEKVKSDRLVDLIDNKSADMQAHKQDVIQMMMLAMWCLQIDCKRRPKMSEVVKVLEGAMNIDINIDHNFVVNPANFGSAGNVSSSAPPLASDVSGPR, encoded by the coding sequence ATGGCAGTGGCGAGTACCTCTTCGGCTCTCCGGCTCCAGCCTCTCCTCCTCATACTCCTACTCGCTGCCACCAGCGAGGCCACCACATTCAAAATCATCAACCAATGCTCCTACACCGTGTGGCCAGCCGCTCTGCCGGGAGGTGGCGTGAAGCTCGATCCGGGGGAGGCGTGGGCGCTGAACATGCCCGCTGGTACCTCAACAGGGCGCATCTGGCCGCGCACAGGCTGCTCACTCCTTGACGAAGGCGGGTCATGCCAAACTGGCGACTGCAGCGGCTTGCTCACCTGTACGGCCAGTGGTCGATCGCCAAGCACGCTGGGCGAGTTCAGTCTTGGCCAAGGCCAAATTGATGATTTCTTCGACATCTCGCTCATTGATGGCTTCAACGTGCCCATGGACTTCCTGCCGGTGCCGGTTCAGGGAAGGTCAGGGTGCAGCAAGGGGCCGCGCTGTGCAGCCAACATCACATCGCAGTGCCCAAGAGAGCTAAAGGCTCCGGGAGGGTGTAGCAATGCATGTACTGGGAGCACGGCAAGCCGTTGCAACACAAGTTACTCGGCCTTCTTTAAGCAGATGTGCCCAGATGCCTACAGCAAGCCTGATGATACATCCACTTACTCTTGCCCGTCGGGCACAAAGTACCAGGTCATCTTCTGTCCCCTGATTAATCAAACACTCTCACCTACAGCTGAAAGTCCCCTGCCTGCACCCCCAGCCGAGGCAACACCTCCGACCCCAAGTACTCTACCTACAACTATTGGGCCAACAAGCATGAAACCGAAATCCCcctctggaagaagagttgttgCAATTCTAGCTCCTGTAGGCGGCTTCATTTTGCTCACCATCTTGTTCCTCGTCGCCTTCTTTATATGTAAACGAAGAACACAACAACATGAGATGGAAGAAGAGGAAGAGTTTGGGGAGCTACAAGGAACACCAATGAGGTTCACATTTCAACAGCTAAGAGCAGCAACCGAGCAATTTGCAGACAAGCTCGGGGAAGGAGGATTTGGGTCTGTTTTCAAGGGACAGTTTGGTGGTGAAAGGATTGCAGTAAAACGTTTGGATCGAACTGGTCAGGGCAAAAGAGAATTTTCGGCAGAGGTTCAAACAATTGGCAGCATTCATCATATTAATCTGGTGAGATTGATTGGTTTCTGTGCAGAGAAATCCCACAGGCTCTTGGTATATGAGTACATGCCCAAAGGATCCTTGGACAGATGGATCTATTGTCGACATGACAATGATGCTTCTCCTCTAGATTGGAGCACGCGGTGCAAGATTATCACTCATATAGCTAAGGGCCTCTCGTATCTTCATGAGGAGTGCACAAAACGAATTGCTCATTTGGATGTCAAACCACAAAACATCCTCTTAGATGACGACTTCAATGCTAAACTTTCTGATTTTGGACTATGCAAGCTCATTGACAGGGATATGAGCCAAGTGGTTACCAGAATGCGAGGCACACCTGGGTATTTAGCTCCTGAATGGTTGACATCACAGATCACGGAAAAGGCAGATGTCTATAGCTTTGGCGTTGTGGTCATGGAAATCATGAGTGGAAGAAAGAACCTTGACACTTCACGGTCAGAGGAGAGCATTCATCTCATTACCCTATTGGAGGAAAAGGTGAAGAGTGATCGGTTGGTAGATTTGATTGACAATAAAAGCGCCGACATGCAAGCACACAAGCAAGATGTAATTCAGATGATGATGCTTGCAATGTGGTGCTTGCAGATTGATTGCAAAAGAAGGCCTAAAATGTCCGAGGTAGTAAAAGTATTGGAAGGTGCGATGAATATAGACATCAACATAGATCATAACTTTGTTGTGAATCCAGCAAATTTTGGTAGTGCTGGAAATGTGAGCTCTTCAGCTCCACCTCTAGCTTCAGATGTATCAGGCCCCAGGTGA